From a region of the Thermoleophilaceae bacterium genome:
- a CDS encoding alcohol dehydrogenase catalytic domain-containing protein, which yields MQIRAAVLEEFGKPLKVQDVELAPPAKGEVLVKLAACGVCHTDLYTASGADPSGYAPTVLGHEGAGVVEAVGDGVTSVQPGDHVVTLFSPQCRECIHCKSPKTNLCLAIREQQNKGYLPDGTTRLSRDGHPIRHFMGTSTFAEATVMPEIALAKIAPDAPLDRACLFACGLSTGLGAAMYTARVEPGSTCLVFGAGMVGLGAVAGCRLQGAERIICVDLSDDRLELAKGQGATDLWRADEHTGERILEETGGFGADYTFEATGLVSVMRQAVETARMGWGLCTVIGVAGKGETLDIVPRFLITGRRVAGSSFGGVKGRDQVPELVQRYLDGDIDVDPFISHRISLDEVNRGFELMEAQDGIRSVIEL from the coding sequence ATGCAGATACGTGCCGCCGTGCTGGAGGAGTTCGGCAAACCGCTGAAGGTGCAGGACGTGGAGCTCGCGCCTCCGGCAAAGGGCGAGGTGCTCGTGAAGCTGGCGGCGTGTGGCGTCTGCCACACCGACCTCTACACGGCCTCCGGCGCCGATCCCTCCGGCTACGCTCCCACCGTCCTCGGCCACGAGGGCGCGGGAGTGGTGGAGGCCGTGGGCGACGGCGTTACGAGCGTGCAGCCAGGCGACCACGTGGTCACCCTCTTCTCGCCGCAGTGCCGCGAGTGCATCCACTGCAAGAGCCCGAAGACCAACCTCTGCCTCGCCATCCGCGAGCAGCAGAACAAGGGCTACCTCCCGGACGGCACCACGCGCCTATCGAGAGACGGCCACCCGATTCGCCACTTCATGGGCACGAGCACGTTCGCGGAAGCCACCGTGATGCCGGAGATCGCGCTGGCGAAGATCGCGCCCGACGCCCCGCTCGACCGCGCGTGCCTGTTCGCCTGCGGCCTCTCCACCGGGCTCGGCGCCGCGATGTACACCGCCAGGGTGGAGCCCGGCTCCACGTGCCTGGTGTTCGGCGCGGGCATGGTGGGCCTCGGCGCGGTGGCCGGCTGCCGGCTGCAGGGCGCGGAGCGGATCATCTGCGTCGACCTCTCCGACGACCGGCTCGAGCTGGCGAAGGGCCAGGGCGCCACGGACCTCTGGCGGGCGGACGAGCACACCGGCGAGCGGATCCTCGAGGAGACCGGCGGCTTCGGCGCCGACTACACGTTCGAGGCCACCGGGCTCGTGTCAGTGATGCGCCAGGCGGTGGAGACCGCGCGCATGGGCTGGGGCCTCTGCACCGTGATCGGCGTGGCGGGCAAGGGCGAGACGCTCGACATCGTGCCGCGCTTCCTCATCACCGGCCGCCGCGTGGCAGGGTCATCGTTCGGCGGCGTGAAGGGGCGCGACCAGGTGCCCGAGCTCGTGCAGCGCTACCTCGACGGCGACATTGACGTTGACCCCTTCATCTCGCACCGCATTTCGCTCGACGAGGTGAACAGGGGCTTCGAGCTGATGGAGGCCCAGGACGGCATCCGCAGCGTGATCGAGCTCTAG
- a CDS encoding NAD(P)/FAD-dependent oxidoreductase: protein MVVVIGAGHNGLVAAVRLAAAGVDVTVLEAADAPGGGVRSDALTLPGFIHDTCSGFFPLTAASPAFRALELDVDWVNPERPMAHVFEDGSAISLLRDLDATAAVVGEPWRRLVKRLCAVRSPLIRAALGRFPPVRPLIELGKEAVLLAPLAPLPSSVLGRRLFGDDDRRAAWLAGSGAHADIPPSMPGSGAFSLGLNFLGHLVGWPFPRGGAQGLTDALVERLRWHGGEVRCGVEVRSIEELKADAVLCTASPAVLMRLVPEGALPGRLRRWDYGLGTLKLDYGLRGPVPWLSDEARRAAVVHVGGPLDEIAGSLDQAIKGEFPSRPVLVVGQHTLFDSSRAPAGQHTLYVYARVPQRPGLSSDEMAERVEARIERFAPGFRSTVLARSIRTPAEIERDNPSMAGGDLASGSLVPQQQLMFRPHPRLCRYRTPLDGLYVAGGWVYPGPGVHGMPGWNAAQTILEDLRGRSRS from the coding sequence ATGGTGGTGGTGATCGGGGCAGGGCACAACGGGCTCGTGGCGGCGGTGCGGCTGGCCGCTGCCGGCGTCGATGTGACCGTGCTCGAGGCCGCCGATGCTCCCGGCGGCGGCGTTCGCTCGGATGCGCTGACGCTACCGGGCTTCATACATGACACGTGTTCCGGCTTCTTTCCGTTGACCGCGGCCTCGCCGGCGTTTCGTGCTCTGGAGCTGGATGTGGATTGGGTGAATCCGGAGCGGCCGATGGCACACGTGTTCGAGGACGGGTCGGCGATCTCGCTGCTGCGGGATCTGGATGCCACGGCCGCCGTGGTCGGGGAGCCGTGGCGGCGGCTGGTGAAGCGGCTCTGCGCGGTGCGCTCTCCTCTGATCCGAGCCGCCCTAGGACGCTTCCCGCCGGTGCGACCGCTGATCGAGCTGGGGAAGGAGGCGGTGTTGCTCGCTCCGCTGGCTCCGCTGCCCTCGTCGGTGCTCGGGCGACGGCTGTTCGGCGACGACGACCGGCGCGCCGCGTGGCTCGCCGGCTCGGGCGCGCATGCGGACATCCCGCCATCGATGCCCGGCAGCGGCGCCTTCTCCCTCGGGCTCAATTTTCTGGGTCACCTGGTGGGCTGGCCGTTTCCCAGAGGCGGGGCGCAGGGGTTGACGGATGCGCTCGTGGAGCGGCTGCGGTGGCACGGAGGCGAAGTGCGCTGCGGGGTGGAGGTGCGAAGCATTGAGGAGCTGAAAGCGGATGCCGTGCTCTGCACCGCCAGCCCGGCCGTGTTGATGCGGCTCGTGCCCGAGGGCGCGCTGCCCGGGCGCCTTCGGCGCTGGGACTACGGGCTCGGCACGCTCAAGCTCGACTATGGGCTGCGGGGGCCGGTGCCGTGGCTGTCTGACGAGGCTCGTCGCGCCGCTGTTGTGCACGTTGGCGGTCCGCTCGATGAGATCGCCGGCTCGCTCGATCAGGCAATAAAGGGGGAGTTCCCGTCGCGGCCGGTGCTGGTGGTGGGCCAGCACACGCTTTTCGACTCGTCGCGGGCCCCTGCGGGCCAGCACACGCTCTACGTCTACGCGCGCGTGCCGCAGCGCCCAGGGCTCTCCTCGGACGAGATGGCCGAGCGCGTGGAGGCCCGGATCGAGCGCTTCGCACCCGGCTTCCGCTCCACGGTGCTGGCGCGCTCGATCCGAACGCCCGCCGAGATCGAGCGCGACAACCCGAGCATGGCCGGCGGCGACCTCGCCAGCGGCAGCCTCGTGCCGCAGCAACAGCTGATGTTCCGCCCGCACCCCCGGCTATGCCGCTACCGAACGCCGCTCGACGGCCTATACGTGGCGGGCGGCTGGGTGTACCCCGGCCCGGGCGTCCACGGAATGCCGGGCTGGAACGCGGCCCAAACGATCCTCGAAGACCTACGTGGTCGATCTAGAAGCTGA
- a CDS encoding long-chain fatty acid--CoA ligase, with product MNLAANLTASAEVLGEKTALKLDDLEMSYRALDVASARLAGLLRERGVAPGDRVGVMLPNVPEFAVVYFGVLRAGAVVVPMNVLLKKREVAFYLSDSGARMLFAWHGFAEAAEAGARGTGTECVFVTPGEFPRLLSAVEPDTSVADRAPDDTAVILYTSGTTGSPKGAELTHSNLTSNVSAVVSLHSFGEHDVLLGALPLFHSFGQTCSMNAAVAAGATLSLIPRFDAGRALEIIERDRATVFQGVPTMYSAMLHHPRRESFDVSTLRVCVSGGASLPAEVLRGFEEAFGCTLLEGYGLSETSPVASSNRPDRERRPGSVGMPIDGVSMKIVGLDGSEVPPGSRGEIVIRGPNVMKGYWGHPDATAEVMRDGWFHTGDVGVMDEDGYFFIVDRIKELIIRGGYNVYPREVEEVLYEHPAVREVAVVGVPHPELGEEVAAAVALHDGADIDEASLREWVKGRVAAYKYPRRITFVDELPKGPSGKILKREISLPAAEAAGRG from the coding sequence GTGAACCTGGCGGCGAATCTCACCGCGTCTGCCGAGGTACTGGGGGAAAAGACGGCGCTCAAGCTCGACGACCTCGAGATGAGCTACCGCGCACTCGACGTCGCGAGCGCGCGGCTGGCGGGCCTGCTGCGCGAGCGCGGCGTGGCACCGGGCGACCGCGTTGGCGTGATGCTGCCGAACGTGCCGGAGTTCGCCGTGGTCTACTTCGGCGTGCTGCGGGCGGGCGCTGTGGTGGTGCCGATGAACGTGCTGCTGAAGAAGCGGGAGGTGGCGTTCTACCTGTCGGACTCGGGCGCGCGGATGCTGTTCGCCTGGCACGGGTTCGCGGAGGCGGCGGAGGCGGGCGCGCGCGGCACGGGCACGGAATGCGTGTTCGTCACCCCGGGCGAGTTCCCGCGCCTCCTCTCGGCGGTCGAGCCGGACACCTCGGTCGCAGACCGCGCGCCGGACGACACCGCGGTGATTCTCTACACCTCCGGCACCACCGGCTCGCCGAAGGGCGCCGAGCTCACGCACTCGAACCTCACGAGCAACGTGAGCGCGGTGGTGTCGCTGCACTCCTTCGGCGAGCACGACGTGCTGCTGGGCGCGCTCCCGCTGTTCCACTCGTTCGGCCAGACCTGCTCGATGAACGCCGCGGTGGCGGCCGGCGCCACGCTGTCGCTCATCCCCCGCTTCGACGCCGGCCGAGCCCTCGAGATCATCGAGCGCGACCGGGCCACCGTGTTCCAGGGCGTGCCGACGATGTACTCGGCGATGCTCCACCACCCGCGCCGCGAATCGTTCGACGTCTCCACGCTGCGGGTGTGCGTGTCGGGCGGGGCCTCCCTGCCCGCGGAGGTGCTGCGGGGCTTCGAGGAGGCGTTCGGGTGCACGCTGCTCGAGGGCTACGGGTTGAGCGAGACCTCGCCGGTGGCTTCTTCGAACCGACCGGATCGCGAGCGGCGGCCGGGCTCGGTGGGGATGCCGATCGATGGCGTGTCGATGAAGATCGTGGGCCTCGATGGCTCCGAGGTGCCGCCTGGATCCCGAGGCGAGATCGTGATCCGCGGGCCGAACGTGATGAAGGGCTACTGGGGCCACCCGGACGCCACCGCCGAGGTGATGCGCGACGGCTGGTTTCACACCGGCGACGTCGGCGTGATGGACGAGGACGGCTACTTCTTCATCGTCGACCGCATCAAGGAGCTGATCATCCGCGGCGGCTACAACGTCTATCCGCGCGAGGTGGAGGAGGTGCTCTACGAGCACCCGGCGGTGCGCGAGGTGGCGGTGGTGGGCGTGCCGCACCCCGAACTCGGCGAGGAGGTGGCGGCTGCGGTGGCGCTGCACGACGGCGCCGACATTGACGAGGCCTCGCTGCGCGAGTGGGTGAAGGGGCGCGTGGCGGCGTACAAGTACCCGCGGCGGATCACGTTCGTGGACGAGCTGCCGAAGGGGCCGTCGGGGAAGATCCTGAAGCGCGAGATCTCACTGCCGGCGGCGGAGGCGGCGGGACGTGGTTGA
- a CDS encoding helix-turn-helix domain-containing protein gives MAAVLATREPESDGVRNARIRILGELLDQVEGLAAAAVHAMREEIPSYTAQNDDRFFDDVLDQVTRHYQTKLGAFLEGRSVTLEDISFVRGAATRRARSGFALEDYLNAFRVGQQVLWDATVACAGDRPVGREAALRLAGPQMRYVDFASTHAAHAYVEFAQHVVADADRERRDLLEHLLAGHMPANGPLAGAAQRYGLGPDTRMMVAVAVVAGAPGEDAPDAASAALARAGMHEASTLVVVRQSEIVAVPSLGPGIDPVQMCDGLERLQRRLRAEGMPLAVGISTVANGVSELPRAYLEARAALECVVDPDGGVAALPRLSAFEYLARHADDTAQRLVDPRLQAFLDEDRARGGVLTATIRVFAESDLNLRLAAERLQVHPNTAQYRMGRIEERTGLNPRRVSDLLDLLVAIALEDRSAIGH, from the coding sequence ATGGCGGCCGTGCTGGCCACGAGGGAGCCAGAGTCCGACGGCGTGCGCAACGCGCGCATCCGCATCCTGGGAGAGCTGCTCGACCAGGTGGAGGGCCTGGCTGCCGCCGCCGTGCATGCCATGCGCGAGGAGATTCCCTCGTACACCGCACAGAACGACGATCGCTTCTTCGATGATGTGCTCGACCAGGTGACGCGGCACTATCAGACGAAGCTGGGCGCGTTCCTCGAGGGACGGAGCGTGACGCTCGAGGACATCTCGTTCGTGCGCGGCGCGGCCACGCGCCGGGCGCGCTCCGGGTTCGCGCTCGAGGACTACCTGAACGCGTTCCGCGTGGGGCAGCAGGTGCTGTGGGACGCCACGGTGGCATGCGCGGGCGACCGCCCGGTGGGGCGCGAGGCGGCGCTGCGCCTGGCGGGGCCGCAGATGCGCTACGTGGATTTCGCCTCCACGCACGCGGCGCACGCGTACGTGGAGTTCGCCCAACACGTGGTGGCGGACGCCGACCGCGAGCGGCGCGACCTGCTGGAGCACCTGCTGGCGGGGCACATGCCGGCCAACGGGCCGCTGGCGGGCGCGGCGCAGCGCTACGGGCTGGGGCCTGACACGCGCATGATGGTGGCCGTGGCGGTGGTGGCGGGCGCGCCGGGCGAGGACGCCCCGGATGCGGCCTCCGCGGCGCTGGCCCGCGCCGGGATGCACGAGGCGAGCACGCTCGTGGTTGTGCGGCAGTCGGAGATCGTGGCGGTGCCCTCCCTCGGCCCCGGGATCGATCCCGTGCAGATGTGCGATGGGCTCGAGCGCCTGCAGCGGCGGCTGCGCGCTGAGGGCATGCCGCTCGCCGTGGGGATCTCAACGGTGGCGAATGGCGTGTCCGAGCTGCCGCGCGCTTACCTCGAGGCGCGGGCCGCGCTCGAATGCGTGGTGGATCCGGATGGCGGCGTGGCGGCGCTACCACGGCTCTCGGCGTTCGAGTACCTCGCGCGGCACGCCGACGACACGGCGCAGCGACTCGTGGATCCTCGATTGCAGGCGTTCCTCGACGAGGATCGGGCGCGCGGCGGCGTGCTCACCGCGACGATCCGCGTGTTCGCGGAGTCCGACCTGAATCTGCGCCTGGCCGCCGAGCGCCTGCAGGTGCACCCGAACACGGCGCAGTACCGGATGGGCCGCATCGAGGAACGAACCGGCCTGAATCCGCGCCGCGTGTCCGACCTGCTCGACCTGCTGGTGGCCATCGCGCTTGAAGATCGCAGCGCGATTGGGCACTGA
- a CDS encoding ABC transporter ATP-binding protein — protein MTAPAAGLRVDGVSVRFAGLIALDGVSLSASPGQVMGVIGPNGAGKTTLFNVICGFVRPQSGSISWRGEALQKHRPHQLVKHGIARTVQGVRLFPHLTALENVMVGADHLHRPGLASAFFGLPRSDRSERVLREEATEALERLGVGDAASRTADSLPYPVQKRVSLARALAAKPDLLLLDEPAGGLGADDVKELAGLIRGLDESMTVMLVEHRMDLVMSVCDHVAVLDSGRVIAGGAPAQVQSDPKVLEAYLGSEESDA, from the coding sequence GTGACCGCGCCCGCGGCCGGATTGCGCGTGGACGGCGTGTCAGTGCGCTTTGCGGGGCTCATCGCCCTCGACGGCGTGTCGCTGTCCGCGTCGCCGGGCCAGGTGATGGGGGTGATCGGCCCGAACGGCGCCGGCAAGACCACGCTCTTCAACGTGATCTGCGGGTTCGTGCGGCCGCAGTCGGGCTCGATCTCGTGGCGCGGCGAGGCGCTGCAGAAGCACCGCCCGCACCAGCTCGTGAAGCACGGGATCGCGCGCACGGTGCAGGGCGTGCGGCTCTTCCCGCACCTCACGGCGCTCGAGAACGTGATGGTGGGCGCGGATCACCTGCACAGGCCGGGCCTCGCGTCCGCGTTCTTCGGCCTTCCGCGCTCAGACCGGTCAGAGCGCGTTCTGCGCGAGGAGGCCACGGAGGCGCTCGAGCGCCTCGGCGTGGGTGATGCCGCCTCGAGGACCGCGGACAGCCTGCCGTACCCGGTGCAGAAGCGCGTGTCCCTCGCCCGCGCCCTCGCGGCAAAGCCGGACCTGCTGCTGCTCGACGAGCCGGCGGGCGGCCTCGGCGCCGACGACGTGAAGGAGCTGGCCGGGCTCATTCGCGGGCTCGACGAGTCGATGACGGTCATGCTCGTGGAGCATCGCATGGACCTCGTGATGTCCGTTTGCGACCACGTTGCGGTGCTCGACTCCGGCCGCGTGATCGCCGGTGGGGCGCCCGCCCAGGTGCAGTCGGACCCGAAGGTGCTCGAGGCCTACCTCGGCAGCGAGGAGAGCGATGCTTGA
- a CDS encoding ABC transporter ATP-binding protein — protein sequence MLEVEDLVAAYGPVRAVDGVSLSVPAGSITAVLGANGAGKSSLLRAVSGVVRPRAGRVRFCDTDVTRRSAEDIVRLGLAHVPEGGGVIAELTVEENLRLGSLWRRDRADRGKALKEVFTLFPRLEEHRRTGASSLSGGERQMLSIGRALMGRPKMLLLDEPSLGLAPLVASRIMNLIAELREKTELTVLLVEQNAKSALRVADRGVVLGVGRVVAENESEKLAADDQLRQAYLGF from the coding sequence ATGCTTGAGGTGGAGGACCTGGTGGCGGCCTACGGGCCCGTGCGCGCGGTGGACGGCGTGTCGCTGAGCGTGCCCGCCGGCAGCATCACGGCGGTACTCGGCGCGAACGGCGCGGGCAAGAGCTCGCTGCTGCGCGCGGTGTCTGGAGTCGTGCGGCCGCGGGCGGGCCGCGTGCGGTTCTGCGACACCGACGTCACGCGCCGCTCCGCCGAGGACATCGTGCGGCTCGGGCTCGCTCACGTGCCCGAGGGCGGCGGGGTGATCGCCGAGCTGACGGTGGAGGAGAATCTCCGCCTCGGGTCGCTCTGGCGGCGCGACCGCGCGGACCGGGGCAAGGCGCTCAAGGAGGTGTTCACGCTGTTCCCGCGACTCGAGGAGCATCGCCGCACGGGCGCCAGCTCCCTGTCCGGCGGCGAGCGGCAGATGCTGTCGATCGGCCGCGCGCTCATGGGCAGGCCGAAGATGCTGCTGCTCGACGAGCCGTCGCTCGGGCTTGCGCCGCTCGTGGCGTCGCGGATCATGAATCTGATCGCTGAGCTCCGCGAGAAGACCGAGCTCACGGTGCTGCTGGTGGAGCAGAACGCGAAGAGCGCGCTGCGCGTGGCGGACCGCGGCGTGGTGCTGGGCGTGGGGCGCGTGGTGGCGGAGAACGAGTCGGAGAAGCTCGCGGCGGACGACCAGCTGCGGCAGGCGTACCTGGGGTTCTGA
- a CDS encoding branched-chain amino acid ABC transporter permease: MTRFIDLTLNGISNGAIYAAVALAFVLIWRATRIVNFAAGGMLMITTFVASSVISSSGSYWLGFFVALALGFVLGAVVERVLIRHVEGGPPLNAVIVTIGLLILLQAVAGMIWSATPRSFPPAFSIKGYTVGSHTYLFGPFDVFTVLAVIGIAVALFALFRLTDLGLKMRAAAFEPIVARLQGVRVGNMFTLGWALASLAGSLAGLLIGPQVFVGPNTFDPVAIFGFTAAVLGGLDSPVGALVGGLILGLSLSYVSGYAGASLVTLAALAILVAVLMVRPSGLFASAKARRI, translated from the coding sequence GTGACCCGCTTCATCGACCTCACACTCAACGGCATCTCCAACGGCGCGATCTACGCGGCTGTGGCGCTCGCGTTCGTGCTCATCTGGCGGGCCACGCGCATCGTGAACTTCGCCGCCGGCGGGATGCTGATGATCACCACCTTCGTCGCCTCGAGCGTGATCAGCTCGAGCGGCTCCTACTGGCTCGGCTTCTTCGTCGCGCTCGCCCTCGGCTTCGTGCTCGGCGCCGTGGTTGAGCGCGTGCTGATCCGGCACGTGGAGGGCGGCCCGCCGCTCAACGCCGTGATCGTGACGATCGGGCTGCTGATCCTGCTCCAGGCCGTGGCCGGGATGATCTGGAGCGCCACGCCGCGCTCGTTCCCGCCCGCCTTCTCGATCAAGGGCTACACGGTGGGCTCGCACACGTACCTGTTCGGGCCCTTCGATGTGTTCACGGTGCTCGCCGTGATCGGCATCGCGGTCGCGCTGTTCGCGCTCTTCCGCCTCACCGACCTCGGGCTGAAGATGCGGGCCGCCGCGTTCGAGCCGATCGTCGCGCGGCTCCAGGGGGTGCGCGTGGGGAACATGTTCACGCTCGGCTGGGCGCTTGCGTCCCTGGCCGGGTCGCTCGCCGGCCTCCTGATCGGCCCGCAGGTGTTCGTCGGGCCGAACACGTTCGATCCGGTGGCGATCTTCGGCTTCACCGCCGCCGTGCTGGGCGGGCTCGACAGCCCGGTCGGCGCGCTGGTGGGGGGCCTGATCCTCGGGCTGTCGCTGAGCTACGTGTCCGGTTATGCGGGAGCGTCGCTCGTCACGCTGGCGGCCCTCGCGATCCTCGTGGCGGTGCTGATGGTCAGGCCGAGCGGCCTGTTCGCGAGCGCAAAGGCCAGGCGGATATGA
- a CDS encoding branched-chain amino acid ABC transporter permease has translation MSSIGTETPAQPAATEISGAPGAAPGGSTGRRMLRLPQQTLARNLLLALAFGVILYLLSESLSSFNNLRLATIAYYFTALAGLTVLTGLNGQISLGHGALMAVGAYATAILVGRTGFPLGAALAAAAAITAVVGVVVGAAASRLRGPYLAGATLAFAIGLPGLADKYPSAFGGENGLTVAPPTPPSALGATFPLERWEAWIACLCALIVFVLLSNLLRSRVGRAFRAVRDDEVAAQLAGLNVARVQVLAFVVSAACAGLAGGALVVVTQLAAPGAFDLSLSLALLTGIVLGGLGSLAGAVWGALALVYLPQWSDDIAHSLSLSNNVQSNLPLALYGIVLMVVIVAAPRGIQGALHGLFGVARTRLRKNPSTPTEEGA, from the coding sequence ATGAGCAGCATCGGCACCGAGACGCCCGCCCAGCCCGCCGCCACCGAGATCAGCGGCGCTCCGGGCGCGGCACCCGGCGGCTCGACGGGAAGGCGCATGCTCCGCCTCCCGCAGCAGACGCTCGCGCGCAACCTGCTGCTCGCGCTCGCGTTCGGCGTGATCCTCTACCTGCTGAGCGAGTCGCTCAGCTCGTTCAACAACCTGCGCCTCGCCACGATCGCCTACTACTTCACAGCGCTCGCGGGGCTCACGGTGCTCACGGGCCTGAACGGCCAGATCTCGCTGGGGCACGGCGCCCTGATGGCGGTGGGCGCCTACGCCACGGCGATCCTCGTCGGGCGCACCGGCTTCCCGCTCGGGGCGGCGCTGGCGGCGGCGGCCGCGATCACCGCGGTGGTGGGCGTGGTGGTGGGGGCGGCGGCATCGCGGCTTCGCGGCCCCTACCTCGCCGGCGCCACCCTCGCGTTCGCCATCGGCCTACCGGGCCTCGCCGACAAGTACCCGAGCGCATTCGGCGGCGAGAACGGTCTCACCGTCGCGCCGCCCACGCCGCCGTCGGCACTCGGCGCAACGTTTCCCCTCGAGCGCTGGGAGGCCTGGATCGCATGTCTCTGCGCGCTGATCGTCTTCGTGCTCCTGTCGAACCTCCTGCGCAGCCGCGTGGGCCGCGCCTTCCGCGCCGTGCGCGACGACGAGGTTGCCGCGCAGCTCGCGGGCCTCAACGTCGCGCGCGTGCAGGTGCTCGCCTTCGTGGTGAGCGCGGCCTGCGCCGGCCTTGCCGGGGGCGCGCTCGTGGTGGTCACACAGCTCGCGGCGCCCGGCGCGTTCGACCTATCGCTGTCGCTCGCGCTGCTCACCGGAATCGTGCTCGGCGGCCTCGGCAGCCTCGCCGGGGCGGTGTGGGGGGCGCTCGCGCTCGTCTACCTGCCGCAGTGGTCGGACGACATCGCCCATTCGCTTTCCCTGTCCAACAACGTCCAGTCCAACCTGCCCCTGGCGCTCTACGGGATCGTCCTCATGGTCGTGATCGTGGCCGCGCCGCGGGGCATCCAGGGCGCGCTCCACGGACTCTTCGGGGTCGCGCGCACGCGCCTGCGGAAGAACCCGTCGACCCCAACTGAGGAGGGTGCATGA
- a CDS encoding ABC transporter substrate-binding protein, with the protein MKKRSRAAAGVAGCLVAAALVASGCGSSGSSSSAPGVTKTTVLVGSHQPLTGPAAPGYSEIAPAAKAFFQYLNAQGGVNGRKINLIYKDDAYNPTKTVTVVKQLVLQNKVFAIWGGLGTPTHTKVVDYLNSSKVPDLFVSSGCPCWDDGTKHPYTFGWQPNYTIEGKILGQYIKQKFPGKKVGVFYQDDDFGQGGLAGLKQQLGPQIVSAQPYQPTVTNVAPQITAIQKSGAQVLVDFSIPAFTALERLTSFKLGYKPQLVVSNVGIDPTTVGGLLKAFSKGKANTALIEGAITDAYLPSPTDSSNGWIQLFKKIHDQYDAKAPFDGNVEYGMASAYTFAQALKNAGKNLTRQDLVDAVNKGGFTGPGLVPFRYSKTVHGGYGGGAIAVIKNGQIVVTGKPMVTDPSTGPITASTMKPAQPGDNGIVKP; encoded by the coding sequence ATGAAGAAGCGAAGCCGCGCCGCGGCGGGCGTTGCGGGTTGCCTCGTGGCGGCCGCGCTCGTGGCGAGCGGTTGTGGAAGCAGCGGCTCGAGCTCGAGCGCTCCGGGCGTGACGAAGACCACGGTGCTGGTGGGAAGCCACCAGCCCCTCACCGGGCCGGCGGCTCCTGGCTACAGCGAGATAGCCCCTGCCGCCAAGGCGTTCTTCCAGTACCTGAACGCCCAGGGCGGAGTGAACGGGCGCAAGATCAACCTCATCTACAAGGACGACGCGTACAACCCCACCAAGACCGTGACGGTGGTGAAGCAGCTCGTGCTGCAGAACAAGGTGTTCGCCATCTGGGGCGGCCTCGGCACTCCCACGCACACCAAGGTCGTGGACTACCTGAACTCGTCGAAGGTGCCGGATCTGTTCGTGTCATCCGGCTGCCCGTGCTGGGACGACGGCACCAAGCACCCATACACCTTCGGCTGGCAGCCCAACTACACGATCGAGGGCAAGATCCTCGGCCAGTACATCAAGCAGAAGTTCCCGGGCAAGAAGGTCGGCGTCTTCTATCAGGACGACGACTTCGGGCAGGGCGGCCTCGCGGGGCTGAAGCAGCAGCTCGGCCCGCAGATCGTCTCCGCACAGCCGTACCAGCCGACGGTGACGAACGTGGCCCCGCAGATCACCGCGATCCAGAAGTCGGGCGCGCAGGTGCTCGTGGACTTCTCGATCCCGGCGTTCACCGCGCTCGAGCGCCTCACGTCGTTCAAGCTCGGCTACAAGCCGCAGCTCGTGGTGTCGAACGTGGGCATCGATCCCACCACGGTGGGCGGATTGCTCAAGGCGTTCTCGAAGGGCAAGGCGAACACGGCGCTGATCGAGGGCGCGATCACCGACGCATACCTGCCGTCGCCCACCGACAGCTCGAACGGCTGGATCCAGCTGTTCAAGAAGATCCACGACCAGTACGACGCGAAGGCGCCGTTCGACGGCAACGTGGAGTACGGCATGGCGAGCGCGTACACGTTCGCGCAGGCGCTCAAGAATGCCGGCAAGAACCTCACGCGCCAGGACCTTGTGGACGCCGTGAACAAGGGCGGCTTCACCGGGCCCGGGCTCGTGCCGTTCCGCTATTCGAAGACCGTGCACGGCGGGTATGGCGGCGGCGCGATCGCTGTGATCAAGAACGGTCAGATCGTGGTGACGGGGAAGCCGATGGTCACGGATCCGAGCACCGGGCCGATCACGGCGTCGACGATGAAGCCGGCGCAGCCGGGGGATAACGGGATTGTCAAGCCGTAG